The DNA sequence ATATAATTCAAGATATAGTTATAGACAATACAGATGACATATATATAAATTTTATAAATGGGATAAATAGATTGAAAATTTTACTAAGTTATAATTCCGTAAAATTTGATGAATTGATTTTGTTTATAGGTGACAATATGGATATAAGTGATGAGGAAAAAGCCATGGTAGATTACATTGCTTTTTATATAAAACAATTAGTATTAGATAATCCAAATACAAGCTTATATGACATAGGTAAAATTTTATTAGATGATAGAAATAGAGTATTCAATTATATAAGTGAAATTATATATGAAATCAATGGATATGAACCTAAGCCAGGAGGAATAACTATTTGTACATACCATAAGTCAAAAGGTATGGAATGGGATGTTGTATTTTTATTAGATTTAACAGAATTCAAATTTCCAGCAAATATAAACCAAAAATTCCAAGGTGAACTTTGGTATTTAAAAGATAAGTATAAAAACCCTGTAGCAATAGCAAAATCAGAAGTAGAATCCATCTTAACTGGAGACAAGCCTATAGATTTTATGTATAAACACAAGGTAGATATAATAAATGAAAAAATAAGGTTGTTGTATGTGGGTATAACAAGAGCAAAAGAAATGTTAATGCTATCTGGACATACTTATAAAGATAAAAATGCAAATAAAAGACAGCAACAAAAGCCATCTTTTTATTTTAATAAGTTAGGAAAGTTTATAAAAGAAAAGAGAGGTGAGTTAGTTGAATAAAAAGTTAGAAAATTTTTTATACAGTCAAAACTCAATAAACACCTATAAATGTTGTCCATTAAAGTTTAAATATAAATATATTGATAAAATAAATTGGAAACAGGATGATGAGAATAGTAGAGAATACTATGATAATTTAAAGCTAGGAACAGACTTTCATTTAATTTGTGAAAGGTATTTTGCCAATATTCCAATTGGAATTGAGCATAGCAAAAATGAAGATTTTAATATATGGTTAAATAAAATAAAGAGGTTAATACCAATTAAAGAGGATAAGACCTATCTTACAGAATATGAGGTTAGATTAAAAAATGATTGCATAAATATACAGGCTAAGTACGATTTAATAATAATTGATAATGAAAATATAAGTATATGGGATTGGAAAACTGAAAATAGAAAGATAGATTATAAGAATATTGAAAATAGAATTCAGACATTAGTTTACTTATACTTATGTAAAGAAGTTGTGACTAAATTATATGATTTAGATATAAGCTATGAAAATATAAGTATAAATTACTATCAGCCAGAATTTTATAATGAAGCTATAACAATTAGATATAGCGAAGAAAAGCATAATAAAATAGAAAAACAATTATATGAATATGTAAATAAAATAAAAAATACAAATTTTGATTATGAAAAAAACTTAAAAAATATTAACCACTGTAAATTTTGCGAATTTAATAAACTATGTAATAATAAAGAAATAAATTTTAGCATACTGGAGGATGAAATATATGAGTCTTAGGTTTATCTTTGGAAGAGGTGGTAGTGGAAAGACAACGTATTGTCTAGAAGAAATTTCTAAAGAAGTACAAAGTGAAGAAACATCACCTATAATATTGTTGGTGCCAGAACAATATACATTTGAAAGTGAAAAAAGATTAAGTAAGTATATAGAAAAAGATCCTTACCTTAGATCAAGAGTATTAAGTTTTAAAACTCTAAGTAATATAGTATTTTCACAAGTAGGAGGACTTACAGATATAAATATAAACTCTAGTGGAAGATCTATGATGATATATAAAGCGCTAGAAGGAGTCAGTGAAGATTTAAAAATATTTTCAAAAGCTTCAACTCAACCAGGCTTTATAGGTACTATTGCAGATATGATATCTGAGTTTAAACAATATAGTATAACACCTGATGCTTTGGAGAATGTAGCTGGAGAATTACAAAGTGAAACTTTAAAACTAAAATTGCAAGATATAAGTAAAATTTATGATAGTTATGAAAAGATTCTCCATGAAAACTATGTAGATACACAGGATTTATTGGCATCATTAGCCGATAAAATTGAACTATGTAGTTATTTTAATAATGCAAAGATATATATAGATGAGTTCACAGGATTTACGCCTAATCAATATAAAGTTATAAGAAGTTTATTAACAAAAGCAAGTGAAGTCAATATCACGTTAACTTTAGATAATAATTTAGTAAAAACTTATAATAAAAGAGATGTATTTTCTCGTACTAAATTTACTGAAGAGAAGTTAAAAAAATTATGTTTAGAAGCAGGTGTAAAAATTAAGCCAGAAATAAGCCTAAATTCAAAACAAATAAAAAGATTTAATGGGAATTTAGAATTAGAGCACCTTGAAAGTAATTATTATTCCTACCCTTATAAAACATATGAAAAAGAAACTAAAAGTATATGCATAAAAGAGTTTAGTAATTTATATTCAGAAGTAGAACAAATAGCTAAGGAAATAGTATTTTTAGTCAGAGAAGAAGGTTTTAGATATAAAGATATAACTGTGGCTACAAGAGATTTAAATAGATATGGATTTTTAGTTCAATCTATATTTAATGAATACGAAATTCCTAATTTTATTGATTCTAAAAAAGAGGCTAAAACAAATCCAATTATAGTACTTATAATATCTGCACTAGAAATGCAAAGTAGAAAATATAATTATGAAACTATGTTTAGATACTTAAAGAGTGGCTTAATAGGATTGAGCATAGAAGATATAAGCTTAATAGAAAATTATGTCTTAGCAAATGGGATAAAAGGTAAGAAATGGTTTGAAGAAAAATGGAACTATAGGTTAAATCATAAACTTAATGACGAAGAAAGTGAAGTTGAATTAGAGATAATTGAAAAAGTTAATGAAATAAAAGATGTGATAATAAATCCTATAGTAAAACTACAAAAAAAATTAAAGGGAAGAAATAAAGCAAAAGATATATGTAGATACATATATGAATTTTTAATTGATATAAATATACCTGAAACTATAAAAAATATGATAGATGATTTTAAGTCTAAAAATGAAATAAATTTAGCTAATCAGTATTCTCAAGTTTGGGAAATTGTAGTTGATATATTAGATCAAATAGTTGAGATTATGGGAGAAGATTTTATAAGTTTAGATAAGTTTATAAAAGTTATAAGTATAGGATTTGATGAATATGAGTTAGCAACAGTTCCACCTAGTTTAGATCAAGTTTTAGTCAGTAGTGTAGATAGAATGAAAAATCCAAATACAAAGCATTTATACTTAATGGGTACTACAGATGGTATATTCCCATTAATATCTAAGGACGATGGAATATTAAATGATAAAGATAGAGAAAATTTGGGTGATAGTGGAATTGAAGTTGATATAGATAGTAAAACTAAAACTTTTGAAGAACAATTTTTAGTTTATAGAGCATTAACATCAACATCTCAATCATTGACAGTAACTTACCCTATAGCTGATCATGAAGGAAAAACTTTAAGACCATCAGTTATAATATCTAGACTTAAGAAAATATTCCCTAATATAAAAAATGAAAGTTATTTAAATGATGTAGAGTATAAATCAAATGAAGAAATAGCAAATAATATAACTACCAAATCTCCTATTTTTAATGAACTAATAAAATCAATAAAAGATTATGAAGAAGAAAAAAAGATAGAAGATATATGGTTAGATGTATATAGATTTTATATAAAAGATGATGAATATCACGTTAGAGCTAAGAACATAGTTGAAGGATTAAATTACACAAATCAAGTTAAAAAAGTTGAGAGTGATAAAATAAGAGAATTATATAACAATAAATTATTTAGTGTTTCAAGGTTAGAAAAATACGCACAATGTCCATTTGCATATTTTATACAGTATGGATTGAAAGCAAAAGAAAGAAAAGAATTTGAGTTTACACCACCGGATTTTGGTACATTTGTTCACAACATACTAGATAAATTTTCAAAGCAATTATCAAAGGATAATTTAGATTGGAGAGATATAACTGATGAATATATATCTGAAAAGGTAGAAATTATAGTTGAAGAATTAGTATCTAAAATACCGGGATATATATTAGAAAGTTCAGCAAGATATAAATATTTAGCATATAGGTTAAAAAATATGCTTATATCCGCAATAGCTATAATTAGTTATCAGATAAGAAAAGGATCATTTGATCCAACGGATTATGAAGTTAAATTTGGAATAAATGAAAAATATCCTCCTATTAAAATTATATTGGATAACGGAGAAGAAATAAATTTAATTGGACAAATAGATAGAGTAGACACATTAGAAGAAGAAAGTCAAAAGTATATAAGAATAGTAGATTATAAGTCAGGGAATAAAGATATAAGTCTTACTGATGTATATCATGGACTTCAATTGCAACTATTAGTATATTTAGATGCTATATTAGAGAGTTCAAAGCACAATGGTGGAGATATAAACCCAGCGGCTATTTTATATTTCAAGATAGATGATCCAATAATAAAAACTAATGAAAATAAGGAAGATGAAAGTATCAAAGAGGAAATACTTAAGAAGTTAAAGATGAAAGGACTTGTACTAAAGGATAGTAATGTTATTAAAAAGATGGATAATACACTTCCAGATGGTGAAAAAGGAACATCATTAGTTGTGCCAGCATCTATAAATAAAGATGGAACAATATCAAAAACTACATCAGGGGTAAACCAAGAAGAGTTTGATATCCTTAGAAAATATGTTAAACAGACAATAAAAGAATTAAGTGAAGATATGTTAGATGGAGATATATCAATTTCTCCGTATAAGACAAAAGAATCAAGCTCTTGTGATTTTTGTAGTTTTTCATCTATTTGTCAATTTGATAGTACATTTAAAGATAATAGTTATAGGATTATAAATAAAAAGAGTCAGGATGAGATAATAAATAAAATGAAAGGAGATGTTGAATAAATGAGTTCTCCTAAATGGACAGAGGAACAAAAAGCTGTTATAGATAGTAGAAACTGTAACCTGCTTGTTGCAGCAGCAGCAGGATCAGGGAAAACAGCTGTACTAGTTGAGCGTATTATTCAATTAATAACAGATACAAAAAACTTAGTTGATATAGATAAATTATTAGTTGTTACATTTACTAATGCAGCAGCATCTGAGATGAGAGAGCGTATAGGAGATGCTATTGCAAAAGCTTTAGATAAAAGCCCTGAAAATAGTCATTTACAAAATCAATTAGTACTTTTAAATAGAGCAAGCATAACAACTATTCATTCATTTTGCTTAGATGTAATAAAGTCTAACTTTCATAAAATAAATATTGATCCTAATTTTAGAATAGGAGATCAAACAGAATGTTCTTTACTTAAGCAAGAATGTATAGAAGAAGTATTTGAAGAGTATTATGAAGAAAAAAATATTGAGTTTCTAAATTTAGTTGAAAGCTATGCAGAAAAAAGAGGAGATAAAGAACTACAAGAAATTATATTATCTATATATAATTTTTCTATGGCATCACCAGATCCTAAAAAGTGGTTATATGATTCAGTAGAACTTTTCAATATAGATGAAGATTTTAGTTTTTCAAATTCAATATGGGCAACGTCTATACTTGATAATTTAAAGATAGAAGTTGAAGGTATTGAATCTAGTATGAAAAAAGCTATAGAATACGTTGATGGAATAGAAGAATTAGAAAGTTATAAAGAAAAATTAAATATAGAATACTTAAAAATAGTAGACATCGTAGAGGCATGCAAAGAAGGCTGGGATAGCGCGTTTTATCATATGAGTAATATGCAATTTGAAAACTTTTCAAAAGGAGTTAAAAGACTTTCTAAAGATACTCCAGAATATGTAAAACAAGCAAGAGAAAACGCCAAAAATATAAGAGATAAAAATAAAAAATCCTTAGAAAGTATAATAGGAGCAACCTTTTATAAAAGCAATAGTTCAATTTATGAAGAGATTAAATTTTTATACCCTGTAGTAAAAGCTATATCTGATTTAGTTATAAGTTTTGAAAATAAATATCAAGAAAAGAAAAGGGAAAAAGGAATAATAGATTTTAATGATATAGAACATTTTGCATTAGAGATATTAACTGATAAGGATGAGTATGGAAATATATTACCATCAGATGTTGCCAAAACTTATGTAGAAAAATTCTCTGAAATATTCATAGATGAATATCAGGATAGTAACTTAGTACAAGAAGTTTTATTAAGCACCATAGCAAAGGTAGAAGTCCCAAATAGATTTATGGTCGGGGATGTTAAGCAAAGTATATATAGATTTAGACAAGCAAAACCAGAAATATTTTTAGAAAAATATGCTAATTATGACACTGAAGAAGGTAGCAAAAATAGAAAAATAATGCTATATAAAAACTTTAGAAGTAGAAAAGAAGTTGTAGACTGTGCAAACTATATATTTGAAAATATAATGAGTAAAAGCATTGGAGAAATAGAGTACAATCAAAATGAAAGATTAAACTTAGGAGCAGTATTTAAGGAGTGTGAAGAAGAAAACTCTATAGTTGGAGGACCTACGGAAATTCACTTAATAGAAAAAAATAACAAGAAAAATGAAAATTCAGATGAAGAAGAACAAGAACAAGAAGAAATTGATAATATACAGTTAGAAGCTAGGATGTTAGGTAAAATAATCAAAGATATTATGAGCCCTAAGGAAAATGGGGAAATAATGAAAGTATATGATAAAAAAATAGATAATTATAGAAATGTAGAATTTAAGGATATTGTTATTTTATTAAGAGCAACATCTAGCTGGGCTCCAGTTTTTGTAGAGGAGCTTATGAATATGGATATTCCAACTTATGCAGATACAGGTATCGGATACTTTGATACGATAGAAATTAAAACTGTACTTGCATTACTACAAATAATTGATAATCCTATGCAAGATATACCTATTATAGCCGTACTTAAATCACCTATGTTTAGTTTTACACCAGAAGAATTAATTGATATACGTATTGACAATAGAGATGTTAGTTTTTATGAAGCATTATGTGGATTAAAAGAAAAAGATAGTGAACTTAGCGAAAAAATAGAATATTTCTTGGATAAATTGAATGACTTTAAAACTAAATCACTATATATGAGTACAGATGAATTTTTATGGTATGTGTATATAGAAACTGGATATTATGCATATGTGGGAGCTCTTCCAGCAGGTAGTCAAAGACAAGCAAATTTAAAAGTTTTATTTGAAAGAGCAAAACAATTTGAAGAAACAAGTTTTAAGGGACTATTTAACTTTATAAATTTTGTTAAAAGATTAAAAAAATCAAACTCTGATATGGGAAGTGCGAAAACATTAGGAGAAAATGCAAATGTAGTAAGGATAATGAGTATCCATAAAAGTAAAGGGCTAGAGTTTCCAGTTGTAATATGTGCTGGTATGGGCAAAAATTTCAATAATCAAGATTTTAGAAAAGATATTTTATATCATCATAAATTAGGTTATGGGCCTCAGATTGTAGACTACAAAAGAAGAATATCTTACCCAAGTATTGCAAAGGAAGCTTTAAAGACCACTATAAATATGGAAAACTTATCTGAAGAGATGAGGGTTTTATATGTTGCATTTACAAGGCCAAAGGAAAAATTGATTATAACAGGTTCAGTAAGAGATATAGAATCTAGTATAAAAAAATGGGCGCAAGATATAGAAAATAAAGGACCGGTTTCTCAATACCAAATACTTAAAGGTAAAAATTTTCTAGATTGGATAATGCCTGCTATTTTAAAACATAGGGATTTAGAAAATTTAAGAGAATTAGTAGATTTAGATTATGATTACTTAGATGATCATGATTCCAAATGGGAAACTAGGTTATGGGATAAAAATGATATTTCAACAAATAAAATAGATGAAGACGATGAAGAAACAATAGCATCAATACTTACAAACATGGATCTAAATAAAGATAATAGTGATTATTATGATATCATAAAAAATAAATTAGATTACAAGTATCCATTTATGGAATCTGTAAATAGAGCAGGGACTATATCTGTTACAGAGATGAAGCGTTTAGAAAATGAAAATGAAGAAAGTTACACAACAAAAGATTTAATAGATAGACCAACAGAAATAAAAACACCTTTATTTATACAAGAAGAAAATAGTAAAGAGAAGTTAACTGGAGCACAAAAAGGTACAATAATGCATTTATTTATGCAGGTTGTTGATTTAAATAATGTAAATAATCTAGAAGAAATAAAAAATGAGATAGAGAGATTAGTCAAAAATAAAATTTTTACTAGTGTTCAAGCTGAAGTTATAAATCCATATAAAGTGCTGAAGTTTTTCAAATCAAACTTAGGAAAAAGAATGTTAAGTTCATATTTTCTAAAAAGAGAACAAGCTTTTTACTTACAGATGAAATTAAAAGATTTATTTGAAGATATAAGTGAATTTGAGAAAGAGCAAAATGAAGATACATTAATGCTTAGAGGTATAATTGACGCATACTTTGAAGAGGAAGATGAATTAGTTATAATTGACTATAAAACTGACTTTGTAAATGAAGAAAATAAGTTAGAACTTATATCAAAATATGAAAAGCAATTAGAAATATATAGTAAAGCCTTAAATGAATTAACAGGTAAAAAAGTAAAAGAGGCTTATATATATTTATTCGGTATAGAGGAAGCTGTTTTATATAAGTTCAATTAAAAATAAAAAAACAATGGTTTCTAAATACAGATAACCATTGTTTTTTTACTATTAGGGGGAGAGATATATTTACACTTTTCGCGTGTAATATAATTATTTACAGAAAAAGCAAATATATACTTAAATTAATTAAATAAATAAAAAATCACCTATACAAGGGGGGTATAGGTGATAAATAGGGGGGATAGAAATCTTTATATTTTCCGAACATACTTTAATTATTAACAAGTATCTAAATCTTATACTTATGATCTAAATACTTATTTTTATAAGAAAGATAAATTTTTATCTTTCTTAATGTCATTATATGAGTGAATATAAAGATTGTTACTATTTTCAACATAAATTAATAAAATTTTTATAACTAGTTTTTATAACAATCTAAATCAAAATTAGATATAAAGTTATCAAAACCAACCCTATCTATATAGGCCCCTAATCTTTCTTTTCCAGTTGCATTAGAAGCATAAACCTTTACTATTTCATCTACTAAATTAAGAACTTTTTCATCAGATACACCCATTATTAATTTATCTCCTAGACGAGGTAGAGTTCCACCTTTTCCTCCAACAAATACGCTCCAACCTTTAGGTGTTCCCATAAGACCTATATCTCTTGTATGATTATCTGAACAACTATTAGGACATCCACTAACACCTATTTTAAGTTTATTTGGAAGATTCATTCCATGATACCTATCATCTAATTTAAGGCCTATACTAACTGAATCTCTAAATGCTCTTTTGCAAAAAGTTGTACCAGGGCAGGTCTTTATACTTCTAACGCATAAACCAATGGCTGCTCCAGGCTTCATACCTAAATCTTGCCACGCAGAATCTATATCTTTCTCTTCAAGTCCTACTAATGCTATACGTTGAGCAGCTGTAATTTTTATAGCTTTAGCATTATATTTATCTGCAACATCAGCTAACTTTCTAAGTTGATCTGATGATATTAATCCAGCCGGAACGTGAGGGGCAATTGCATAAGTTTCCATATCTCTTTGAATAACTGCACCTTTATCTAATAAATCCTTCATAAAACACCTCCTAAAATATATAGATTTATTATGTGTAAATAAAAAAAATATATTATATATATGATATTTTTATGGGTAAGTGAACAATATAATAATGAGTATAAATTTGAGAAGTATCATTAACTACGGGAAGTTACCAATATGTTTCCAAATTTAAAAATACTATGATATAATTAATATAAAAAAGAAATTAGGAGTGTGGTAAGAATTGGGTTCGACCGAGGGTAGTATTA is a window from the Paraclostridium sordellii genome containing:
- the addA gene encoding helicase-exonuclease AddAB subunit AddA, translated to MSSPKWTEEQKAVIDSRNCNLLVAAAAGSGKTAVLVERIIQLITDTKNLVDIDKLLVVTFTNAAASEMRERIGDAIAKALDKSPENSHLQNQLVLLNRASITTIHSFCLDVIKSNFHKINIDPNFRIGDQTECSLLKQECIEEVFEEYYEEKNIEFLNLVESYAEKRGDKELQEIILSIYNFSMASPDPKKWLYDSVELFNIDEDFSFSNSIWATSILDNLKIEVEGIESSMKKAIEYVDGIEELESYKEKLNIEYLKIVDIVEACKEGWDSAFYHMSNMQFENFSKGVKRLSKDTPEYVKQARENAKNIRDKNKKSLESIIGATFYKSNSSIYEEIKFLYPVVKAISDLVISFENKYQEKKREKGIIDFNDIEHFALEILTDKDEYGNILPSDVAKTYVEKFSEIFIDEYQDSNLVQEVLLSTIAKVEVPNRFMVGDVKQSIYRFRQAKPEIFLEKYANYDTEEGSKNRKIMLYKNFRSRKEVVDCANYIFENIMSKSIGEIEYNQNERLNLGAVFKECEEENSIVGGPTEIHLIEKNNKKNENSDEEEQEQEEIDNIQLEARMLGKIIKDIMSPKENGEIMKVYDKKIDNYRNVEFKDIVILLRATSSWAPVFVEELMNMDIPTYADTGIGYFDTIEIKTVLALLQIIDNPMQDIPIIAVLKSPMFSFTPEELIDIRIDNRDVSFYEALCGLKEKDSELSEKIEYFLDKLNDFKTKSLYMSTDEFLWYVYIETGYYAYVGALPAGSQRQANLKVLFERAKQFEETSFKGLFNFINFVKRLKKSNSDMGSAKTLGENANVVRIMSIHKSKGLEFPVVICAGMGKNFNNQDFRKDILYHHKLGYGPQIVDYKRRISYPSIAKEALKTTINMENLSEEMRVLYVAFTRPKEKLIITGSVRDIESSIKKWAQDIENKGPVSQYQILKGKNFLDWIMPAILKHRDLENLRELVDLDYDYLDDHDSKWETRLWDKNDISTNKIDEDDEETIASILTNMDLNKDNSDYYDIIKNKLDYKYPFMESVNRAGTISVTEMKRLENENEESYTTKDLIDRPTEIKTPLFIQEENSKEKLTGAQKGTIMHLFMQVVDLNNVNNLEEIKNEIERLVKNKIFTSVQAEVINPYKVLKFFKSNLGKRMLSSYFLKREQAFYLQMKLKDLFEDISEFEKEQNEDTLMLRGIIDAYFEEEDELVIIDYKTDFVNEENKLELISKYEKQLEIYSKALNELTGKKVKEAYIYLFGIEEAVLYKFN
- a CDS encoding PD-(D/E)XK nuclease family protein, which codes for MNKKLENFLYSQNSINTYKCCPLKFKYKYIDKINWKQDDENSREYYDNLKLGTDFHLICERYFANIPIGIEHSKNEDFNIWLNKIKRLIPIKEDKTYLTEYEVRLKNDCINIQAKYDLIIIDNENISIWDWKTENRKIDYKNIENRIQTLVYLYLCKEVVTKLYDLDISYENISINYYQPEFYNEAITIRYSEEKHNKIEKQLYEYVNKIKNTNFDYEKNLKNINHCKFCEFNKLCNNKEINFSILEDEIYES
- a CDS encoding nitrite/sulfite reductase domain-containing protein; its protein translation is MKDLLDKGAVIQRDMETYAIAPHVPAGLISSDQLRKLADVADKYNAKAIKITAAQRIALVGLEEKDIDSAWQDLGMKPGAAIGLCVRSIKTCPGTTFCKRAFRDSVSIGLKLDDRYHGMNLPNKLKIGVSGCPNSCSDNHTRDIGLMGTPKGWSVFVGGKGGTLPRLGDKLIMGVSDEKVLNLVDEIVKVYASNATGKERLGAYIDRVGFDNFISNFDLDCYKN
- the addB gene encoding helicase-exonuclease AddAB subunit AddB; its protein translation is MSLRFIFGRGGSGKTTYCLEEISKEVQSEETSPIILLVPEQYTFESEKRLSKYIEKDPYLRSRVLSFKTLSNIVFSQVGGLTDININSSGRSMMIYKALEGVSEDLKIFSKASTQPGFIGTIADMISEFKQYSITPDALENVAGELQSETLKLKLQDISKIYDSYEKILHENYVDTQDLLASLADKIELCSYFNNAKIYIDEFTGFTPNQYKVIRSLLTKASEVNITLTLDNNLVKTYNKRDVFSRTKFTEEKLKKLCLEAGVKIKPEISLNSKQIKRFNGNLELEHLESNYYSYPYKTYEKETKSICIKEFSNLYSEVEQIAKEIVFLVREEGFRYKDITVATRDLNRYGFLVQSIFNEYEIPNFIDSKKEAKTNPIIVLIISALEMQSRKYNYETMFRYLKSGLIGLSIEDISLIENYVLANGIKGKKWFEEKWNYRLNHKLNDEESEVELEIIEKVNEIKDVIINPIVKLQKKLKGRNKAKDICRYIYEFLIDINIPETIKNMIDDFKSKNEINLANQYSQVWEIVVDILDQIVEIMGEDFISLDKFIKVISIGFDEYELATVPPSLDQVLVSSVDRMKNPNTKHLYLMGTTDGIFPLISKDDGILNDKDRENLGDSGIEVDIDSKTKTFEEQFLVYRALTSTSQSLTVTYPIADHEGKTLRPSVIISRLKKIFPNIKNESYLNDVEYKSNEEIANNITTKSPIFNELIKSIKDYEEEKKIEDIWLDVYRFYIKDDEYHVRAKNIVEGLNYTNQVKKVESDKIRELYNNKLFSVSRLEKYAQCPFAYFIQYGLKAKERKEFEFTPPDFGTFVHNILDKFSKQLSKDNLDWRDITDEYISEKVEIIVEELVSKIPGYILESSARYKYLAYRLKNMLISAIAIISYQIRKGSFDPTDYEVKFGINEKYPPIKIILDNGEEINLIGQIDRVDTLEEESQKYIRIVDYKSGNKDISLTDVYHGLQLQLLVYLDAILESSKHNGGDINPAAILYFKIDDPIIKTNENKEDESIKEEILKKLKMKGLVLKDSNVIKKMDNTLPDGEKGTSLVVPASINKDGTISKTTSGVNQEEFDILRKYVKQTIKELSEDMLDGDISISPYKTKESSSCDFCSFSSICQFDSTFKDNSYRIINKKSQDEIINKMKGDVE